One genomic segment of Sminthopsis crassicaudata isolate SCR6 chromosome 2, ASM4859323v1, whole genome shotgun sequence includes these proteins:
- the LOC141553939 gene encoding uncharacterized protein LOC141553939 has protein sequence MKALVSYHYMPATEQTPDASWCVRLATVVSPKTISTMETELSPQFQAETPTPRMPRTVSSMSAENVPRFEAGTPTPRMPRTVSSTSAEIASRFEVGTPTPRMPRTVSFSSAETASRFEVGTPTPRMPRRVSSSADMASRFEAGAPAPRMPRTISSMSAEMTPRFEAGTPSPRMPRTISSMSAEMAPRFEAGTPTPRMPRTVSFSSAETASRFEAGTASPRMPRTVSSTSAEIVSRFETGAPTPRMPRMLNIRTSTCLC, from the exons ATGAAAGCCTTGGTTAG CTACCACTACATGCCTGCCACAGAGCAGACACCTGATGCATCCTGGTGCGTGAGGCTGGCCACAGTTGTGTCCCCGAAGACCATCAGCACCATGGAGACTGAGCTCTCGCCCCAATTTCAGGCTGAAACCCCAACCCCCAGAATGCCCCGGACCGTCAGCTCCATGAGTGCAGAGAACGTACCTCGGTTCGAAGCGGGAACCCCAACCCCCAGGATGCCCCGGACCGTCAGCTCCACCAGCGCAGAGATCGCCTCTCGGTTTGAGGTGGGAACCCCAACCCCCAGGATGCCCCGGACCGTCAGCTTCAGCAGTGCAGAGACCGCCTCTCGGTTCGAGGTGGGAACTCCAACCCCCAGGATGCCCAGACGCGTCAGCTCAAGTGCAGACATGGCATCTCGGTTCGAGGCGGGAGCCCCGGCGCCCAGAATGCCTAGGACCATCAGCTCCATGAGTGCAGAGATGACACCTCGGTTCGAGGCGGGAACCCCATCCCCCAGAATGCCCAGGACCATCAGCTCCATGAGTGCAGAGATGGCACCTCGGTTCGAGGCGGGAACACCGACCCCCAGGATGCCTCGGACCGTCAGCTTCAGCAGCGCAGAGACCGCCTCTCGATTCGAGGCGGGAACCGCATCCCCCAGAATGCCCAGAACTGTCAGTTCCACCAGTGCAGAGATCGTATCTCGATTCGAGACAGGAGCCCCAACACCCAGAATGCCCCGGATGCTGAATATCAGGACCTCTACTTGCCTTTGCTGA